A section of the Pedobacter sp. HDW13 genome encodes:
- the tig gene encoding trigger factor, translating to MNITQEKTGNLNAVVKIKIAPADYSGKVEKAIKDQAKKAQLPGFRKGMVPAAHIKKMYGKSILVEEVNNLLNDTLSNYIAEQKLEILGQPLPQMDDEREFKWDNTDEFEFDYELGLAPAFDVNVTSKDKYTEYVVKADKETLESRIKNIRRSYGKMTNPEVSAEGDVLYAELTQLGADGAVFEGGISSTATLRLDLVKDKKILKTLVGLKKEDEVTVDLVKAFDDAAVVAKALNISEEDAADLKSSFKLSIKNVNRLEESDLNQEFFDKLFGEGTVTDEAGFRTKITEEVESMFKQDAERKLSNDIYEDLLKKHTFELPDEFLRRWLKATNEKLTDEELAEGYDDFAKNLKWTLIENKIIKDNSIEIKYEDVVQAAKAKLDAQFKMYSPSPLPEDQLAQYAVQFLQEKENANRVFEEVKALKTFEQIKTIVTLEQKDIDYDKFIALDKA from the coding sequence TAAAGGGATGGTTCCTGCTGCCCACATTAAAAAAATGTACGGTAAAAGCATTTTGGTAGAAGAGGTTAACAATTTGTTAAACGACACTTTATCGAACTACATCGCTGAGCAGAAATTAGAAATTTTAGGTCAGCCATTACCACAAATGGATGATGAGCGCGAATTTAAATGGGATAACACCGACGAATTCGAATTTGATTACGAGTTGGGTTTAGCACCTGCTTTTGATGTAAATGTTACATCTAAAGATAAATACACCGAATATGTGGTTAAAGCTGATAAAGAAACTTTAGAAAGCCGTATCAAAAATATCCGTCGTAGCTATGGTAAAATGACTAATCCTGAAGTTTCAGCTGAAGGTGATGTACTTTACGCTGAGTTAACTCAGCTAGGTGCTGATGGTGCTGTTTTCGAAGGTGGTATTTCAAGCACTGCAACACTTCGTTTAGACTTGGTTAAAGACAAGAAAATCCTTAAAACATTAGTAGGTTTAAAGAAAGAAGACGAAGTTACTGTTGATTTAGTAAAAGCGTTTGACGATGCTGCAGTTGTAGCTAAAGCTTTAAACATTTCTGAAGAAGATGCAGCTGATTTAAAATCTAGCTTCAAACTTTCAATTAAAAACGTAAACCGTTTAGAAGAGTCAGACTTAAACCAGGAGTTTTTCGATAAATTATTTGGTGAAGGTACTGTAACCGACGAAGCTGGTTTCAGAACTAAAATTACTGAAGAAGTAGAAAGCATGTTTAAACAAGATGCTGAGCGTAAATTATCAAACGATATTTACGAAGATCTTTTAAAGAAACACACTTTTGAATTGCCGGATGAGTTTTTACGTCGTTGGTTAAAAGCAACAAACGAAAAATTAACCGACGAAGAATTAGCTGAAGGTTATGATGATTTCGCTAAAAACCTGAAATGGACTTTAATCGAAAACAAAATCATTAAAGATAACAGCATCGAAATTAAATATGAAGATGTTGTTCAGGCAGCTAAAGCTAAATTAGACGCACAGTTCAAGATGTATAGCCCAAGCCCGCTTCCTGAAGATCAATTAGCACAATACGCTGTTCAGTTCTTACAGGAAAAAGAAAATGCAAACCGTGTTTTCGAAGAGGTTAAAGCTTTAAAAACTTTCGAACAAATTAAAACCATCGTTACTTTAGAGCAAAAAGACATTGATTACGATAAGTTTATAGCTTTAGACAAAGCGTAA
- a CDS encoding four helix bundle protein, with protein MAQFKFQSLEVWQLSIAITDKLLDVADRLSVDKKYRFAEQLNGAALTISNNIAEGSGTVSNKEFAHYLNIAHRSTFENANILVVLERRKYISDIELKDYLEELDKLARKLTNFRKYLLK; from the coding sequence ATGGCTCAATTCAAATTTCAATCGCTGGAAGTTTGGCAGTTATCAATAGCAATAACTGATAAATTACTTGATGTAGCTGACCGATTGTCAGTTGATAAAAAATACAGATTTGCAGAGCAGCTCAATGGGGCTGCTCTTACCATATCTAACAATATTGCCGAAGGTTCAGGCACTGTTTCAAATAAGGAATTTGCTCATTATCTGAATATTGCACATCGTTCTACGTTCGAGAATGCAAATATTTTAGTAGTTTTAGAACGGAGAAAATATATTTCTGACATAGAGTTGAAGGATTATCTGGAAGAATTAGATAAATTGGCACGGAAATTAACCAACTTCAGAAAATATTTATTAAAGTAA
- the clpP gene encoding ATP-dependent Clp endopeptidase proteolytic subunit ClpP, with product MNIDSQEFRKFAVKHQGIGGLHVDKFIAQANLNPQNMTPYIIEERQLNVAQMDVFSRLMMDRIIFLGDAIYDQNANIIQAQLLFLQSADAERDIQIYINSPGGSVYAGLGIYDTMQYIQPDVATICTGMAASMGAVLLVAGAKGKRAALPHSRVMIHQPSGGAQGVASDMEINLREMLKLKKELYDIISEHSGQTYDWVEKASDRDYWMTADEAKGFGMVDEVLSRNAKKDGETK from the coding sequence ATGAACATAGACTCACAAGAATTCAGGAAATTTGCCGTTAAACATCAGGGAATTGGCGGTTTACACGTAGATAAATTTATTGCACAGGCTAATCTGAACCCTCAGAATATGACGCCATATATCATCGAAGAACGTCAGTTAAACGTTGCTCAGATGGATGTATTTTCGAGGTTAATGATGGACCGTATTATCTTTTTAGGTGATGCGATTTATGATCAGAATGCAAACATCATCCAGGCTCAGTTGTTGTTCTTACAATCGGCTGATGCAGAGCGTGATATTCAGATCTATATTAACTCTCCGGGTGGCTCAGTATATGCTGGTTTAGGTATTTATGATACCATGCAGTACATTCAGCCAGATGTAGCTACAATTTGTACTGGTATGGCAGCATCAATGGGCGCTGTTTTATTGGTAGCAGGAGCTAAAGGTAAACGCGCTGCTTTACCACACTCAAGAGTAATGATTCACCAGCCATCAGGAGGTGCACAAGGTGTGGCATCTGATATGGAGATCAACCTGAGGGAAATGTTGAAATTGAAAAAAGAATTATACGATATTATTTCAGAGCACTCTGGCCAAACTTATGATTGGGTAGAGAAAGCTTCAGACCGCGATTACTGGATGACTGCCGACGAGGCAAAAGGATTTGGTATGGTTGATGAAGTGTTATCGAGAAACGCAAAAAAAGATGGCGAAACAAAATAA
- the clpX gene encoding ATP-dependent Clp protease ATP-binding subunit ClpX, whose amino-acid sequence MKCYRETQKKMAKQNKESRCSFCHSGKHETLMLIEGMDAFICDKCVTQANQLLAQELGSKGTKNIQEAINLLKPLEIKQHLDQYVIGQDDAKKVLSVAVYNHYKRLNQKVDKDEIEIEKSNIMLVGETGTGKTLLAKTIAKILHVPFCICDATVLTEAGYVGEDVESILTRLLQAADYDVTAAERGIVYIDEVDKVARKSDNPSITRDVSGEGVQQALLKILEGTVVNVPPQGGRKHPDQKMIPVNTNNILFICGGAFDGIERKIANRLRTQAVGYKVKKDETVLDLKNLYKYITPQDLKSFGLIPELIGRIPVLSHLNPLDKESLRNILTAPKNSLIKQYVKLFAYEDVKLVFDDEVLDFIVDKAMEYKLGARGLRSICEAIMLDAMFDTPTQTDVKELHINLDYAIEKFEKADFKKLQAA is encoded by the coding sequence ATGAAGTGTTATCGAGAAACGCAAAAAAAGATGGCGAAACAAAATAAAGAATCCCGCTGCTCATTCTGCCATTCTGGCAAGCATGAAACTTTAATGTTAATTGAAGGTATGGATGCATTTATCTGCGATAAGTGTGTTACCCAGGCCAATCAATTGCTTGCGCAGGAATTAGGAAGCAAAGGGACGAAAAATATTCAAGAGGCAATAAATTTATTAAAGCCTCTTGAAATTAAACAACACCTCGATCAGTATGTAATTGGCCAGGATGATGCAAAAAAAGTATTATCAGTTGCGGTTTACAACCACTACAAACGTTTAAACCAAAAGGTAGATAAAGATGAGATTGAGATCGAGAAATCGAATATCATGTTGGTTGGCGAAACCGGAACGGGTAAAACCTTACTGGCTAAGACCATTGCTAAAATTTTGCATGTGCCTTTCTGTATTTGCGATGCAACAGTTTTAACAGAAGCCGGTTATGTAGGAGAGGATGTGGAGAGTATTTTAACGCGTTTGCTGCAAGCTGCAGACTATGATGTAACTGCTGCCGAACGTGGTATTGTGTATATTGATGAGGTAGATAAAGTTGCGCGTAAAAGTGATAACCCATCTATCACACGTGATGTATCAGGTGAAGGCGTTCAGCAAGCATTGTTAAAGATATTAGAGGGTACAGTGGTAAACGTTCCACCTCAGGGCGGACGTAAGCACCCGGACCAGAAAATGATTCCGGTAAATACCAATAATATCCTCTTTATTTGCGGTGGTGCATTTGATGGTATTGAACGTAAAATTGCCAACCGTTTAAGAACACAGGCTGTAGGTTATAAAGTAAAGAAAGATGAAACAGTTTTAGATCTTAAAAATCTTTATAAGTATATTACACCTCAAGATTTGAAATCTTTTGGATTAATTCCAGAGCTGATTGGCCGTATTCCGGTGCTTTCACACTTAAATCCATTGGATAAAGAATCGTTGAGAAATATCTTAACGGCACCAAAAAATTCATTAATTAAGCAATATGTTAAGCTTTTTGCTTACGAAGATGTTAAATTAGTGTTTGATGATGAAGTTCTGGATTTTATTGTGGATAAGGCAATGGAATATAAGTTGGGCGCACGTGGTTTGAGGTCAATCTGCGAAGCGATTATGCTTGATGCCATGTTCGATACGCCAACCCAGACGGATGTCAAGGAATTGCATATCAATCTCGATTACGCGATAGAAAAATTTGAAAAGGCCGACTTTAAAAAGTTGCAGGCTGCTTAA
- a CDS encoding AMP nucleosidase, producing the protein MNEEKDVKKDEAAVEKAKKVKEVETPVKAGLKSKDEIVKNWLPRYTGRPLDQFGDYILLTNFSKYVTMFSEWNDNAPIMGLDKPMQSVTANGITIINFGMGSPLAATMMDLLTAIKPKAVLFLGKCGGLKKKNQLGDLILPIAAIRGEGTSNDYLPAEVPALPAFALQKAISTTIRDYGRDYWTGTCYTTNRRVWEHDKEFKKYLKTLRAMAVDMETATIFTTAFANKIPAGALLLVSDQPMIPEGVKTAESDSSVTEKYVETHLHIGIDSLKQLINNGLTVKHLLF; encoded by the coding sequence ATGAACGAAGAAAAAGACGTAAAGAAAGATGAAGCCGCAGTAGAGAAAGCAAAAAAAGTAAAAGAAGTAGAAACTCCGGTTAAAGCCGGATTAAAATCTAAAGATGAGATTGTAAAGAACTGGCTGCCACGTTATACGGGCAGGCCTTTAGATCAGTTTGGCGATTATATTCTGCTTACCAATTTCAGTAAATATGTAACCATGTTTTCTGAGTGGAATGATAATGCACCGATTATGGGCTTAGATAAACCCATGCAGAGTGTTACGGCTAACGGGATAACCATAATTAACTTCGGTATGGGTAGTCCGCTGGCAGCAACCATGATGGATTTGTTGACGGCCATTAAGCCAAAAGCAGTTTTGTTTTTAGGTAAATGCGGTGGTTTAAAGAAGAAAAACCAGTTGGGCGATCTGATCCTGCCAATTGCGGCGATTAGGGGAGAAGGTACATCTAACGATTATCTGCCTGCTGAGGTGCCTGCATTACCGGCTTTCGCCTTGCAGAAAGCGATATCGACCACAATACGTGATTATGGACGCGATTACTGGACCGGAACCTGTTATACCACCAACCGCAGGGTTTGGGAGCACGACAAGGAATTTAAGAAGTATTTAAAAACATTACGGGCAATGGCAGTAGATATGGAAACAGCAACCATTTTTACGACAGCATTTGCCAATAAAATACCTGCTGGCGCATTGTTATTGGTTTCTGATCAGCCGATGATACCAGAGGGTGTTAAAACCGCTGAAAGCGATAGCAGCGTTACCGAGAAATATGTAGAAACGCATCTGCACATTGGTATCGATTCGTTAAAACAGTTAATAAATAACGGTTTAACCGTGAAACACTTGTTGTTTTAA
- a CDS encoding ATP-binding cassette domain-containing protein, with amino-acid sequence MQRLFIDSVNQSFADREILSSVYLNCEIGEVVGLLGRNGSGKSTLLKIIFGSINANFKYLNINNKIYSKGYHSKNISYLPQNSFIPTSISVSKAINIFCKTYQAELHKIELIANHLNSKFYNLSSGECRFLECLLMIYSDADYILLDEPFSQLSPLWVEELKHHINHVKTHKGFIITDHLYKSILDVSDRIVLLHNRCNYNINSEDDLILYGYLPGFTA; translated from the coding sequence ATGCAAAGACTTTTTATTGATAGCGTTAACCAATCTTTTGCAGATAGGGAAATATTAAGCAGTGTTTATTTAAACTGTGAGATTGGGGAGGTAGTAGGCTTATTAGGAAGGAATGGATCCGGTAAATCAACATTGTTAAAGATTATTTTTGGAAGTATAAACGCAAACTTCAAATACCTTAACATAAACAACAAGATATATAGCAAAGGTTACCATTCTAAAAATATATCTTACCTACCGCAGAACAGCTTCATACCTACATCAATTAGCGTTTCGAAAGCAATTAATATATTTTGCAAAACTTACCAGGCAGAATTACACAAAATTGAATTGATAGCTAATCATCTGAATTCGAAATTCTATAATTTATCCAGTGGGGAATGCAGATTTTTAGAATGCTTGCTAATGATTTACAGTGATGCAGACTATATATTGCTCGATGAACCTTTTTCACAATTATCGCCATTGTGGGTAGAAGAATTAAAACACCACATCAACCACGTCAAAACGCACAAAGGCTTTATTATAACGGATCATTTATACAAATCGATCCTCGATGTTTCGGACAGGATTGTTTTATTACACAACCGGTGCAATTACAATATCAATAGCGAAGATGACTTGATATTGTATGGTTATTTACCAGGGTTCACAGCATAA
- a CDS encoding RNA polymerase sigma factor RpoD/SigA → MRQLKITQSITNRESQSLDKYLHEIGKVDLITAEEEVILARKIREGDQAALERLTKTNLRFVVSVAKQYQNQGLTLGDLINEGNLGLIKAAKRFDETKGFKFISYAVWWIRQSILQAIAEQSRIVRLPLNQVGSLSKISKAFSKLEQEYEREPSPEELADILETTVDKISDTLSNSGRHVSMDAPFVQGEENTLLDVLENHEPNTDSSLINESLSEEIKRSLSTLTEREREIIVLFFGLGSNHPLSLEEIGEKFNLTRERVRQIKDKALQRLRHTSRSKILKSYLG, encoded by the coding sequence ATGAGACAACTCAAGATAACGCAATCCATTACCAATCGTGAAAGCCAATCGTTAGATAAATACCTGCACGAAATTGGTAAAGTAGATTTAATAACAGCAGAAGAGGAAGTAATTTTAGCAAGGAAGATTCGTGAGGGCGATCAGGCTGCATTAGAGCGATTAACTAAAACCAACTTACGTTTCGTTGTATCTGTTGCAAAACAATACCAAAATCAGGGTTTAACTTTAGGAGATTTAATTAATGAAGGTAACCTGGGCTTAATTAAAGCGGCAAAACGTTTTGATGAGACCAAAGGTTTCAAATTCATCTCTTACGCCGTTTGGTGGATTCGTCAATCGATTTTACAGGCTATTGCCGAGCAAAGCCGTATTGTACGTTTACCTTTAAACCAGGTAGGTTCGCTAAGTAAAATCAGTAAAGCTTTCTCTAAATTAGAGCAAGAATACGAGCGCGAGCCATCACCAGAAGAACTGGCTGATATTTTGGAAACAACTGTGGATAAAATTTCGGACACTTTAAGTAATTCTGGTCGTCACGTATCAATGGATGCTCCTTTTGTTCAGGGTGAAGAAAATACATTATTGGATGTATTGGAAAACCACGAACCAAACACAGATAGCTCATTAATTAACGAATCTTTATCAGAGGAAATTAAACGTTCACTTTCTACCTTAACAGAAAGAGAAAGAGAAATTATCGTTTTATTCTTCGGTTTAGGTTCTAACCACCCACTTTCGTTAGAAGAGATTGGTGAGAAATTTAATTTAACACGCGAGCGTGTTCGTCAGATTAAAGATAAAGCGTTACAACGCTTACGTCATACCTCAAGAAGTAAGATTTTAAAATCTTACTTAGGATAA